The following are from one region of the Stanieria cyanosphaera PCC 7437 genome:
- a CDS encoding tetratricopeptide repeat protein — MSESEINSLSNRYFDLIDRIVDLTLQGKIRSKTQVYRMLHEGIERGTGEIFERCLASRIETTTAQLEKKLKAARILRALETIEGEWQRWQAENQSNQVIVSAQTQITASESDRYLLALIDAIDPNQNQALTRNQLQQLAKALKSTADNQNNHQLAQLAIGIIDGLKSFADLEGDLVSWIYEAGKSYIGFEPEPNNPWRFWAKKVNSPLPRQLFATLGQNHPLTEFVQFASRAELRAWVELVILLHYLERGLVNWFDQQPYNAKFGKQLSYSTFLSFAIIWGELSSLFSASSYQLSDGCFQLMLQTLRTFAVRDDFPLYSGVFISFSGENLQNTLQYFDEPLKQVSGTGEKARILTLLGYSQRTLGRYAKANEFHQEAVVIARETKDRICEIANFNHLSRICVHQQDYETAINYSQRALILARQVGDRLGEANALVNLGYSKVFSARQLDSLDTEVYQEAIRYLEQGLNLAEKLGDVFSQAFGYNSLGIAYVILSQPATAIPSLEKGVQLAQVAQNIYLQGLSFVYLAEAYYQLTNLSQTVYSSCLGMYLLKQIEAIEWRQPAGLLTILKGQVGEEGFQNLLQQVRSLIIPVIGVDGYDYLPTLLQEYQ; from the coding sequence GTGTCAGAATCAGAAATTAATTCCTTATCTAACCGCTATTTTGATTTAATCGATCGCATTGTTGATCTCACTCTGCAAGGAAAAATTCGTTCCAAAACGCAAGTATATCGAATGCTTCATGAAGGAATAGAGCGCGGTACAGGAGAAATTTTTGAACGCTGTTTGGCAAGTAGAATCGAAACTACGACAGCGCAATTAGAAAAGAAACTAAAAGCTGCTCGCATCTTAAGAGCTTTAGAAACTATCGAGGGAGAATGGCAGAGATGGCAAGCAGAAAATCAGTCAAACCAAGTGATTGTTTCTGCTCAAACCCAAATTACAGCTAGTGAAAGCGATCGCTATTTACTCGCTTTAATTGATGCGATCGATCCAAATCAAAATCAAGCTTTAACTAGAAATCAACTGCAACAGTTAGCTAAAGCTTTAAAATCAACTGCTGATAACCAAAACAACCATCAATTAGCTCAATTAGCTATAGGTATCATTGATGGTTTAAAATCTTTTGCTGATTTGGAAGGAGATTTGGTTAGCTGGATCTATGAAGCAGGGAAAAGTTACATTGGTTTTGAACCCGAACCAAACAATCCTTGGCGTTTTTGGGCAAAAAAAGTTAATAGTCCTTTACCTAGGCAGTTATTTGCAACTTTAGGACAAAATCATCCTCTCACAGAGTTTGTACAGTTTGCCAGTCGTGCCGAATTACGAGCTTGGGTAGAGTTGGTTATTTTATTACATTACCTAGAAAGAGGTTTAGTCAATTGGTTCGATCAACAACCTTACAACGCTAAATTTGGTAAGCAACTTTCTTATAGTACTTTTCTTTCTTTTGCCATTATTTGGGGAGAGTTATCGAGTCTTTTTTCGGCAAGCAGTTATCAATTAAGCGATGGTTGTTTTCAACTGATGTTGCAAACGCTGAGAACTTTTGCAGTCAGAGATGATTTTCCCCTTTATAGCGGGGTGTTTATTTCTTTTTCAGGAGAAAACTTACAAAACACTCTTCAATATTTTGATGAACCTCTCAAACAAGTATCAGGTACAGGAGAAAAAGCTCGTATTCTAACTCTATTGGGTTATTCCCAACGCACCCTAGGAAGATACGCCAAAGCTAACGAATTTCACCAAGAAGCTGTAGTAATTGCCAGAGAAACCAAAGATCGTATTTGTGAAATTGCTAATTTTAATCACCTTAGTCGCATTTGTGTTCATCAACAAGATTATGAAACTGCCATCAACTATAGTCAGAGAGCTTTAATTTTAGCTCGTCAAGTCGGAGATCGATTAGGTGAAGCAAATGCTTTAGTTAATTTAGGCTACAGTAAAGTATTTTCTGCCCGACAACTAGATAGTTTAGATACAGAAGTTTATCAAGAAGCGATTCGTTATCTCGAACAAGGATTGAATCTCGCTGAAAAATTAGGAGATGTTTTTAGTCAAGCGTTTGGTTATAACAGCCTAGGCATTGCTTACGTAATTTTATCTCAACCAGCAACCGCCATACCATCTTTGGAAAAAGGAGTGCAATTAGCTCAGGTAGCTCAAAATATTTATTTACAAGGATTGAGCTTTGTTTATCTAGCCGAAGCTTATTATCAGTTAACCAATCTGTCTCAGACTGTCTATTCTAGTTGTCTAGGAATGTATTTACTCAAGCAAATCGAAGCCATTGAATGGCGACAACCTGCGGGGTTACTAACAATTTTAAAGGGACAAGTAGGAGAAGAAGGCTTTCAAAATTTATTACAACAAGTCCGCTCTTTAATTATTCCTGTTATAGGAGTTGATGGTTACGATTATTTACCAACTTTATTGCAAGAGTATCAATAA
- a CDS encoding branched-chain amino acid ABC transporter permease, with product MDLQLIFNGIAVGSVLALAAIGLTLTYGILRLSNFAHGDFLTLGAYLTWLANVNGVNIWLAMVLGAIGTVIAMLISEFLLWKPMRDRRATSTTLIIISIGLALFLRSGILLIWGASNQSYDLPVVQALDVGGVRIAYYRIVVIVLAIIAIIALHFLLQKSKMGKAMRAVADNIDLARVSGINVEQVVLWTWIIVGILTAISGGMYGLITAVRPNMGWFLILPLFASVILGGIGNVYGAIVGALIIGVAQELSVTVLNSQYKLGVALLIMVIILFIRPQGLFKGTA from the coding sequence ATGGATCTTCAATTAATTTTTAATGGTATTGCTGTTGGTAGTGTGCTTGCCTTAGCTGCAATTGGATTGACTTTAACTTATGGTATTTTGCGTCTCTCCAACTTTGCTCATGGAGACTTTTTAACTTTAGGCGCATATTTAACTTGGTTAGCAAATGTTAATGGTGTCAATATTTGGTTGGCAATGGTACTAGGAGCAATAGGTACAGTTATCGCGATGCTGATTAGTGAGTTTCTGTTGTGGAAACCCATGCGCGATCGCAGAGCTACTTCTACTACTCTTATTATTATCTCAATTGGGTTAGCTTTATTTCTTCGCAGTGGGATTCTGTTAATTTGGGGTGCTAGTAACCAATCTTACGATTTACCTGTAGTACAAGCTCTTGATGTAGGTGGCGTTAGAATTGCTTATTATCGTATCGTTGTGATTGTCTTAGCAATTATTGCGATCATTGCCCTTCACTTTTTATTACAAAAAAGTAAAATGGGTAAAGCTATGCGCGCAGTCGCCGATAATATCGATCTAGCTAGAGTATCAGGAATTAATGTTGAACAAGTAGTCCTTTGGACTTGGATTATTGTTGGGATATTAACGGCGATATCTGGAGGAATGTACGGTTTAATCACCGCAGTACGTCCTAATATGGGTTGGTTTTTGATTTTGCCTCTGTTTGCTTCAGTTATCTTAGGCGGAATTGGTAATGTTTACGGAGCAATTGTTGGTGCGTTAATTATTGGTGTTGCTCAAGAATTAAGTGTGACGGTTCTCAATTCTCAATATAAATTAGGGGTTGCTTTGTTGATTATGGTAATTATTTTGTTTATTCGTCCCCAAGGATTATTTAAAGGAACAGCTTAA
- a CDS encoding Uma2 family endonuclease, with amino-acid sequence MDTIAVSLPSPLQLSIDLTDEQFWQLCQRNRDYRFERNAQGDLIVMSPTGSDTGRRNIKITTQLEIWNQQTKLGVAFDSSTGFKLPNGAERSPDASWVKKEQWESLTLEEKERFAPICPDFVVELRSKTDALKPLQEKMQEYVDNGTKLGWLIDRQNQQVEVYRVEQEVEIIKSPQTLSGENILPGFVLDLAEIL; translated from the coding sequence ATGGATACAATTGCTGTTAGTCTACCCTCCCCTTTGCAATTATCTATCGATTTAACTGACGAACAGTTTTGGCAACTTTGTCAGCGTAACCGTGATTATCGTTTTGAAAGGAACGCTCAAGGGGATTTAATTGTTATGTCGCCTACGGGAAGTGATACAGGTAGAAGAAATATTAAAATAACTACGCAACTAGAAATTTGGAATCAACAAACTAAATTAGGTGTCGCTTTTGATTCTTCTACAGGTTTTAAACTTCCTAATGGTGCGGAACGTTCACCCGATGCTTCTTGGGTAAAAAAAGAACAATGGGAATCATTAACTTTGGAAGAAAAAGAAAGATTTGCCCCAATTTGTCCTGATTTTGTGGTGGAATTACGTTCTAAAACTGATGCTCTTAAACCTTTACAAGAAAAGATGCAAGAGTATGTTGATAATGGTACTAAATTAGGTTGGTTAATCGATCGCCAAAATCAGCAAGTAGAAGTTTATCGTGTAGAGCAAGAAGTAGAAATAATTAAGTCTCCTCAAACTTTATCAGGAGAAAATATTTTACCTGGCTTTGTTTTAGATTTGGCAGAGATTTTGTAA
- a CDS encoding HNH endonuclease — MSKTPRINIPNSVKQYVLQRDNYQCQSCGKTEQETKLNIDHIISLATGGSNDISNLQTLCSHCNQNKKHHFDSRFKRYFE; from the coding sequence ATGTCCAAAACGCCCAGAATAAATATTCCAAATTCGGTTAAACAATATGTATTACAACGCGATAATTATCAATGCCAAAGTTGTGGTAAAACTGAACAAGAAACCAAACTAAATATCGATCATATTATTTCCTTAGCTACAGGTGGAAGTAACGATATTAGTAATCTTCAAACTCTTTGTAGTCATTGCAATCAAAATAAAAAACATCACTTCGATAGCAGATTTAAACGCTATTTTGAGTAA
- a CDS encoding KGK domain-containing protein, with product MTTDNNFSKTYRDINNNSVVISIGNHCVLKISKLLEVANQIFSNKTLQEVEEQLKQSGSGSLVLRNFGSYWNTQGVDAEILEPNFNSWKKGKIRMRVVLEFCPDEPEEAEKIDNHKIDNNSLDDIRSTISKQ from the coding sequence ATGACTACTGACAACAATTTTTCTAAAACTTACCGCGATATAAATAATAATTCTGTAGTAATCTCTATTGGTAATCATTGTGTTTTAAAAATCAGTAAATTATTAGAAGTTGCCAATCAAATATTTAGTAATAAAACTTTGCAAGAAGTAGAAGAACAACTTAAACAATCAGGTAGTGGTTCTTTGGTATTAAGAAATTTCGGTTCTTATTGGAATACTCAAGGCGTTGATGCAGAAATATTAGAGCCTAATTTTAATAGTTGGAAAAAAGGCAAAATCAGAATGAGAGTAGTCTTAGAATTTTGCCCAGACGAACCTGAAGAAGCAGAAAAAATCGACAATCATAAAATCGATAACAATTCTTTAGACGATATCCGTTCAACTATCTCTAAACAATAA
- a CDS encoding KGK domain-containing protein, with amino-acid sequence MELNEFLKQCKDDDVLSFGEQLLKVGKIKQAITEAFKTVIPNQLYEYLKNSPHKIHIIPMRPNFGQANDIWFEEGVKFSILRAGSKGWQQGKIKIKVTLEFEPDKTESPLDEVRQEIINS; translated from the coding sequence ATGGAATTAAACGAATTTTTAAAACAATGTAAAGATGATGATGTTTTATCTTTCGGTGAGCAATTATTGAAAGTAGGAAAAATCAAGCAAGCAATAACTGAAGCATTTAAAACTGTTATTCCAAATCAGCTATATGAATATTTAAAAAATTCACCACATAAGATACACATTATACCAATGCGTCCTAATTTTGGACAAGCAAATGATATATGGTTTGAAGAAGGTGTAAAATTTTCTATTTTACGAGCGGGTTCTAAAGGCTGGCAGCAAGGAAAGATAAAAATCAAAGTTACATTAGAGTTTGAACCAGATAAAACAGAATCACCCTTGGATGAAGTGCGCCAAGAAATAATTAATAGTTAA
- a CDS encoding KGK domain-containing protein, producing the protein MEEQKQVIDQDEVLSVNRDDNILIAHHTYKVEEFLQELGKRIDKNKMEKWCVDGVPCQLLTPNQGWKKGKVKIVLQFSPDETESPLDPIRKEME; encoded by the coding sequence ATGGAAGAGCAAAAACAAGTTATAGATCAAGACGAAGTTTTATCCGTAAATCGAGATGACAATATTTTAATTGCCCATCACACTTATAAAGTAGAAGAGTTTTTACAAGAGCTTGGAAAAAGGATAGATAAAAATAAAATGGAAAAATGGTGTGTTGATGGTGTTCCCTGTCAATTATTAACTCCTAATCAGGGATGGAAAAAAGGCAAAGTCAAAATAGTTTTACAGTTTTCTCCAGATGAAACTGAATCTCCACTCGATCCCATCAGGAAAGAGATGGAATAA